In Oenanthe melanoleuca isolate GR-GAL-2019-014 chromosome 17, OMel1.0, whole genome shotgun sequence, one genomic interval encodes:
- the TTF1 gene encoding transcription termination factor 1, with translation MKGKAHADDFQVQNFIKKKKKKKRKHSECNDTHEDAEMVEDPELGHASPVLSEDEAAQGGEDRKKKKKLKKNDEKQQALMDNFIVRVEPEISNGTGAAASPRKKSKGKGQESTDELSDVTCVLVNQDCQEHAADYVYFKKPKKKQKEKQPEADEVCEPPPSEEHSKGHKEKSKKKRKKRREGGAQEVEEDTEGAAEQGHRGWSSPAAEDGGCDAASATTEGSMELPADFSTPTKAADRAKKTPARAKKTYKSSAFVMEDSSSESEGTTPKDLASQAKKQQNNSFAELAASDEVSVDSDEGLDLATTSTTELDTARQELKEFIPHVKNISNSSIKKMAGRDLIRFKEFKKQGIAVKFGRFTQKENKQIQKNVEEFLSLTGIDSAEKLLFTSRYPDDKDTIHRLKTEHHFCEKISEGIPRPWRLIYYRARKIFDPNNYKGRYSKEEKEKLKKYQALHGNDWKKISELMSRSNLSVAMKYSEIKSAANYGPWTKEETQKLMNAVKEVLGRKLKAENPDSLEKSDTDLWVEREKLHQALPWTEIETKVGSRYWRQCKQKWNSILTSKLARGQESYRGTSGLQAKINLIKRLYETKAEDANEVNWDELSNAFGDVPRAYVQSKFYRLKVSSVPLWKRKTFSEIIDYLYEKKLPELEEKLRKEEGKLHSFGNSAASQQQQVFRFSDIFDSGEESD, from the exons atgaaaggtaaAGCACATGCAGATGATTTTCAAGTCCAGAATTTTatcaagaagaagaaaaaaaagaagaggaaacaCAGTGAGTGCAATGACACACATGAAGATGCTGAAATGGTGGAAGATCCAGAGCTCGGCCATGCTTCCCCAGTGCTCTCTGAAGATGAAGCAGCACAGGGCGGggaggacaggaaaaaaaagaaaaaactgaaaaaaaatgatgaGAAGCAGCAGGCTTTGATGGATAATTTCATTGTGAGGGTGGAACCTGAAATCAGCAATGGGActggagcagctgcttcccCGAGGAAGAAGAGCAAGGGGAAGGGTCAGGAGAGCACTGATGAGCTCAGTGATGTCACCTGTGTCCTTGTGAACCAGGACTGCCAGGAGCATGCTGCTgattatgtttattttaaaaaacccaagaagaaacagaaagaaaagcagcctgAAGCAGATGAGGTGTGTGAGCCGCCTCCCTCTGAGGAACACAGCAAGGGCCACAAAGAGAAATccaaaaagaagaggaagaagaggagagagggCGGTGCccaggaggtggaggaggacacagagggggcagctgagcagggacacagggggtgGTCTTCACCTGCAGCTGAGGATGGAGGCTGTGATGCTGCTTCTGCCACCACTGAGGGCTCCATGGAGCTCCCTGCTGATTTTTCTACACCCACCAAAGCAGCTGATCGAGCTAAAAAGACTCCAGCACGTGCTAAAAAGACATATAAAAGCAGTGCTTTTGTCATGGAAGACAGCTCTTCAGAGTCTGAGGGGAC gaCACCAAAAGACTTGGCATCACAGgcaaagaagcagcagaacaaTTCCTTTGCTGAATTGGCAGCCTCTGATGAGGTCAGTGTGGATAGTGATGAAGGCCTGGACCTTGCCACGACTTCAACCACGGAGTTAGATACTGCAAGACAAGAACTGAAAGAGTTTATTCCTCATGTCAAGAATATATCAAACAGTTCAATCAAGAAAATGGCTGGAAGAGACCTAATAAGGTTTAAggaatttaaaaagcagg GTATTGCTGTCAAGTTTGGCAGATTTAcccagaaggaaaataaacaaatccagaaaaatGTTGAAGAGTTCTTATCACTTACTGGAATAGACAGTGCTGAGAAACTTTTGTTTACTTCAAGGTATCCAGATGATAAAGACACCATCCATCGCCTGAAAACAGAACAtcatttttgtgaaaaaatCT CTGAGGGCATACCCCGGCCCTGGAGGCTGATCTATTATCGAGCAAGGAAGATTTTTGACCCAAATAATTATAAAGGAAG GTAttctaaggaagaaaaagaaaaattaaagaagtaTCAAGCTCTGCATGGCAATGATTGGAAGAAGATTTCTGAGTTGATGTCCCGTTCTAACCTCTCAGTTGCTATGAAATACTCTGAAATCAAGTCAG CTGCTAACTATGGTCCTTGGACAAAGGAAGAGACTCAGAAGTTAATGAATGCAGTGAAAGAGGTGCTGGGGAgaaaactgaaagcagaaaatccaGATTCTCTGGAAAAGTCAGACACAGATCTGTGGGTTGAGCGTGAGAAGCTGCACCAGGCACTGCCATGGACTGAGATTGAAACCAAAGTGGGAAGTCGATACTGGAGACAATGCAAACAGAAATG gAATTCAATTTTAACAAGCAAATTGGCCAGAGGGCAGGAGTCGTACAGAGGGACCAGTGGATTACAGGCCAAGATCAATCTGATTAAAAG GTTGTatgaaacaaaagcagaggATGCCAATGAAGTAAACTGGGATGAACTCAGTAATGCTTTTGG AGATGTTCCTAGAGCCTATGTTCAATCAAAGTTTTATAGGTTAAAAGTGTCCTCTGTCCCTTTATGGAAAAGAAAGACTTTTTCTG AAATTATTGACTATCTGTATGAAAAGAAGCTCCCAGAACTTGAAGAAAAGTTAAGAAAAGAAGAGGGGAAACTCCATAGCTTTGGCAATTCAGCAGccagtcagcagcagcaggttttcAGATTCAGTGACATTTTTGACTCTGGTGAAGAGAGTGATTAA